The genomic window ATTGCCACCGGTTTATTATCAATTTACGGCCACTCACAAGAATCTCTTAGTGCCAAAATTTTAGATTCTCTTACGCAAGAACCTATTCCGTATGCCACTATTTCTATTAATAACAATTCGGGTGTTATTAGTAACGCCAATGGAGATTTTCTTATTTATTTAAATAAAAAAACGGCCAGTCAAGATTCTTTAAAAATTAGATGTTTGGGTTACGAAACCAAACAATTTCTAGCTAAAAACTTTAAAGACAGTATTGTTTTTCTAAGCACAAAGGCCATGGAATTGGATGAAGTTTTAGTTTCTAATAAAAACTATACGCCCGAGGAAATTATTGAAAAAATACAGGAAAACCTAGAAAACAATTACGATCATAATTTTACAAAAAGCAAACTATTTTACCGAGCCTCATCGTTTCAAAACTTAATAAAAAATGATGTTGAAGTCAACGAATCGACTATTCCGGAATTTAACCAACAATTTATAGATAGCTTAGTTGCTGCTATTCCTAAAAATGCTGACGATTACACTGAAATTCTAGCCAACTTATATGGTAAACCTGGTAAAGGTGATGATCAAAAAATAGATATTATTAAAGCTTCGCATTTATACGACAAAAGCGCAGAAATGAGTTTTGAGAGTTACGAAGAAAAGCTAAATACAATTCTAAAAAAACACGTAAAACGCGATTCATATTTCAAAATTAAATCAGGTTTCTTTGGTGTAAAAACAGATATAGACTCTACTGCTTTTGATTATGGTGAGCAAAAGGAAGACGTTAAAAAAACGGAAGCCATGCTTGCAGAAGAACAAAAGAAAGAAGCAGAGCGTAAAAAAGATTTTTCTAATTACCGTAAATCGGCCATTGCAAGACTTGAACATGGTAGCTTTATTTTTGAAGACAGCGATTTAAACTTTTTAGAAAAACAAAATCGTTTTGAATTCAAAGTTGAAGATTATAGTTTTTTAAATGATGAATTTGTTTATAAAATAAGCTTTACTCCAAAACGAAAAGAAGATTTTAAAGGAACAATTTATGTGAATACAGATGATTTCGCGATTGTTAGAATAGATTATGAAAACGTAAAAGTCCTTAAAAACTTTAAATTACTAGGCTTATCTCACACAAGAAACTTAAAAAAAGGAACCCTTATTTATTCTAAAAACGAAGCCGAAAAATACACTTTAAAATATGCTGAGTTAGAAGAAGGTAGTCAATTTGGTATTAAACGTCCGTTAACCATTATTGAAAAAAATAAGCACGTTAAAGGCAGACGCAAACAAAACGAATTAGATACCGATATTCATTTTGTAATGGCGATTAAAGAAAAAAGTGAATTAGTAGTTTTTGAAAACGAACAAATAACGGAAGTTACCTTTAACGACTTTACAGAAAAACCAAAAGTAGAACCGGTGTATTTACCAAAATACGATCCGGAATTTTGGAAAGGTTATAACGTCATTGAGCCAAACCAAGCTATTAAAGATTTTAAGAGTTTGGAATAAACAATCAAACACTTATTATCATTATTTTTTTGTGATGTAGACAAAGTAGAGACCACACATGGAACTAGATATTCGTTATGTGATGTTTACTTTGTCTACATGACATTACTGTTATTGATGACACGATGAAAACTAATCTTTATTACGCCCTTTTTCATTTGGATACAAGATGTAAACAGGATCACTTTGTAAAAACGTTTTAGTTTCAATATCCATACCAGAAATCCTACCTTTAAATGCAGCACCTGTATCTACATTCCAGATATTAACGGCATTCATAGGTATATCACATTTAAAATTAGTTGTTGGTGTGTGCCCAATATAAATTTCGTGATAATGTTTTAATCTATTTGGATAGAAATAAGAATCAATCTTTAAATTATTATCTATCGCCAAAGCCATCTCCCAAAGTGTTCTATCAAAATACAAGGTTGGCTTATGTACTTCTTTTTCAACGCCGTGCATAGATGTAAACCCTGCATGAAGAAACAATCGGTTTTGGTTATCTAAATAGTAAAACTTTAAGTTTTCAAAAAAAGCAATCTGTTCCTCTTTTTCTTCTTTTGTAAAACCATTATAACTCGCCATAGTTTCTTTTCCGCCGTGCACATACCACGTTTGGTTTACTTCTCCCGTTTTTAGCCATTCTTCGCACCAAACATCATGGTTACCTCTTATAAACACACAGTTTATCTTTTTGGATAAATCCATTAAAAGCTGAACAACTTGAGCAGATTCACTCCAACCATCTACATAATCACCCATAAAAATAAGGTTATCATCATCTTTAACTTCTAACTTATTTAAAAGTTGAACTAATGCTTTTAACCCACCGTGAATATCTCCAATTACAATTGTTCGCATGTGTACTTTCTTTTTCCGCAAAGCTAATTGAATATAAATAATTTAAAAAATTGTAATATTAAATTTAAATTAAAAATCATTTTACAGATTCTTTATTAAAATGCTGTCTATTCAATAATTAAAAGACCTGATAATCAAATATGTTATAAATAATTTAATTATATTTAATACCAAATTAAACTTTAGCAAACTAAACACCACACACCTTGAAAATAGAAAAAATACTTGTAGCCAATAGAGGCGAAATTGCCATTAGAATTTTTAGAGCTTGTACAGAAATCAACATAAAAACAATCGGCATTTACACTTTTGAAGACCGCTATTCCTTACACCGATATAAAGCTGACGAATCTTACCAAATTGGAGAAGATAATGAACCTTTAAAGCCCTATTTAAATATTGATGCAATTATAAAAATCGCATTAAAAAATGGTGCGGATGCTATACACCCTGGTTATGGTTTTTTATCTGAAAATGCAGACTTTGCACAAGCTTGTGAAGACAATAATATTATTTTTATTGGCCCAAAAGTATCTGTTTTAAAAGCTTTAGGTGACAAAATTATGGCCAAAACAGTGGCCGTTGAAAATAACATTCCTATTATTCAAAGTAACGAAAAGCCGTTAACTGATATTAACGTAGCCATTTCCGAAGCTAAAAAAATTGGTTACCCTATTATGCTAAAAGCAGCTTCTGGCGGTGGCGGACGAGGAATGCGAGTAATTAGGAAAGAAGACGATCTTAAAAGTGCCTTTAACGAAAGTAAACGCGAGGCTTTAAATGCTTTTGGTGACGATACCGTTTTTCTTGAAAAATTTGTAGAAAACCCAAAACATATAGAAATTCAAGTTGTTGCTGATAGTTTTGGTAATACCGTCCATTTATATG from Algibacter sp. L1A34 includes these protein-coding regions:
- a CDS encoding carboxypeptidase-like regulatory domain-containing protein, whose protein sequence is MKHFYIFIATGLLSIYGHSQESLSAKILDSLTQEPIPYATISINNNSGVISNANGDFLIYLNKKTASQDSLKIRCLGYETKQFLAKNFKDSIVFLSTKAMELDEVLVSNKNYTPEEIIEKIQENLENNYDHNFTKSKLFYRASSFQNLIKNDVEVNESTIPEFNQQFIDSLVAAIPKNADDYTEILANLYGKPGKGDDQKIDIIKASHLYDKSAEMSFESYEEKLNTILKKHVKRDSYFKIKSGFFGVKTDIDSTAFDYGEQKEDVKKTEAMLAEEQKKEAERKKDFSNYRKSAIARLEHGSFIFEDSDLNFLEKQNRFEFKVEDYSFLNDEFVYKISFTPKRKEDFKGTIYVNTDDFAIVRIDYENVKVLKNFKLLGLSHTRNLKKGTLIYSKNEAEKYTLKYAELEEGSQFGIKRPLTIIEKNKHVKGRRKQNELDTDIHFVMAIKEKSELVVFENEQITEVTFNDFTEKPKVEPVYLPKYDPEFWKGYNVIEPNQAIKDFKSLE
- a CDS encoding metallophosphoesterase family protein codes for the protein MRTIVIGDIHGGLKALVQLLNKLEVKDDDNLIFMGDYVDGWSESAQVVQLLMDLSKKINCVFIRGNHDVWCEEWLKTGEVNQTWYVHGGKETMASYNGFTKEEKEEQIAFFENLKFYYLDNQNRLFLHAGFTSMHGVEKEVHKPTLYFDRTLWEMALAIDNNLKIDSYFYPNRLKHYHEIYIGHTPTTNFKCDIPMNAVNIWNVDTGAAFKGRISGMDIETKTFLQSDPVYILYPNEKGRNKD